A genome region from Ctenopharyngodon idella isolate HZGC_01 chromosome 5, HZGC01, whole genome shotgun sequence includes the following:
- the ptar1 gene encoding protein prenyltransferase alpha subunit repeat-containing protein 1 isoform X1: protein MAELEEEVDVLVQRVVKDINNAFKRNPNIDEIGLIPCPEARYNRSPIVLVENKLGVESWCVKFLLPYVHNKLLLYRQRKQWLDREALVDITCTLLLLNPDFTTAWNVRKELLQCGVLNPEKDLYLGKLALSKHPKSPETWIHRRWVLQRLQKECSSSGQELKDQAEPRGDAARRRQCERLQRVLQEEMRVCTDAAGRYPSNYNAWSHRIWVLQNMAKGNLKVLHDELSSTRLWVSMHVSDHSGFHYRQHLLKALARELSQAGERDLHPTQQPNGESTAGASDDNHRNDVIPQLFHQEMELCTDLIESYPGHETLWCHRRHVFYLWHQWQREHIRGAGSQSPPLTHTDVLLSEEPCDDGSASQAMDVDCVLDGSKHGSYTQDTKRLKRGPLLPHPGLPSEHTFVSRILTGCRSPEQSRFAIAYRKWLDSVIGQ, encoded by the exons ATGGCTGAGTTGGAAGAGGAGGTGGATGTCTTGGTCCAGAGAGTTGTGAAAGATATCAATAACGCCTTTAAAAGAAACCCGAACAT TGATGAAATTGGCCTCATTCCGTGCCCCGAAGCCCGATACAACAGAAGCCCCATCGTCCTGGTGGAGAATAAGCTGGGAGTGGAGAGCTGGTGTGTCAAGTTTCTGCTGCCCTATGTGCATAATAAACTCCTGCTCTACAGGCAGAGAAAGCAGTGGCTCGACCGGGAAG CACTGGTAGATATAACCTGCACATTGCTTCTCTTAAACCCAGATTTTACCACTGCGTGGAATGTCAG GAAAGAGCTCCTGCAGTGTGGCGTGTTAAACCCAGAGAAGGACCTTTACCTGGGCAAACTAGCACTATCTAAACATCCTAAAAGCCCAGAGACATGGATACACAG GCGCTGGGTGTTGCAGCGGCTACAGAAGGAGTGCTCTTCCTCTGGACAAGAACTGAAGGATCAGGCTGAACCCAGAGGAGACGCTGCGAGGAGGAGACAGTGCGAGCGGTTGCAGAGAGTCTTGCAGGAGGAGATGAGGGTCTGTACAGATGCAGCTGGCCGTTACCCCAGCAACTACAATGCCTGGTCCCATCGCATCTGGGTATTGCAAAACATGGCTAAAGGCAATCTGAAG GTTCTGCATGATGAGCTGTCCTCCACCCGACTCTGGGTGTCCATGCACGTGTCAGATCACAGCGGCTTCCACTACCGTCAGCACCTGCTCAAAGCTCTGGCCAGAGAGCTTAGCCAGGCTGGAGAGAGGGACCTCCACCCCACTCAGCAGCCTAACGGAGAGAGCACAGCCGGAGCGTCCGATGACAATCACCGTAATGACGTCATCCCTCAGCTCTTCCATCAGGAGATGGAGCTCTGCACTGATCTCATCGAGTCATATCCGGGCCACGAGACACTGTGGTGCCACAG GCGACATGTCTTTTACCTATGGCACCAGTGGCAGAGGGAGCACATCCGGGGGGCAGGATCGCAGTCTCCGCCTCTCACCCACACCGATGTCCTACTCAGCGAGGAGCCCTGTGACGACGGCAGCGCCTCCCAGGCCATGGACGTTGACTGTGTTCTGGATGGGAGCAAACATGGAAGCTACACACAGGACACAAAGCGACTAAAGCGGGGACCCCTGCTTCCCCACCCCGGACTTCCCTCCGAGCACACGTTTGTCTCTAGAATCCTCACAGGCTGCAGGAGCCCTGAGCAAAGCCGCTTTGCCATTGCCTACAGAAAGTGGTTGGACTCTGTTATAGGTCAGTAG
- the ptar1 gene encoding protein prenyltransferase alpha subunit repeat-containing protein 1 isoform X2, whose amino-acid sequence MAELEEEVDVLVQRVVKDINNAFKRNPNIDEIGLIPCPEARYNRSPIVLVENKLGVESWCVKFLLPYVHNKLLLYRQRKQWLDREDFTTAWNVRKELLQCGVLNPEKDLYLGKLALSKHPKSPETWIHRRWVLQRLQKECSSSGQELKDQAEPRGDAARRRQCERLQRVLQEEMRVCTDAAGRYPSNYNAWSHRIWVLQNMAKGNLKVLHDELSSTRLWVSMHVSDHSGFHYRQHLLKALARELSQAGERDLHPTQQPNGESTAGASDDNHRNDVIPQLFHQEMELCTDLIESYPGHETLWCHRRHVFYLWHQWQREHIRGAGSQSPPLTHTDVLLSEEPCDDGSASQAMDVDCVLDGSKHGSYTQDTKRLKRGPLLPHPGLPSEHTFVSRILTGCRSPEQSRFAIAYRKWLDSVIGQ is encoded by the exons ATGGCTGAGTTGGAAGAGGAGGTGGATGTCTTGGTCCAGAGAGTTGTGAAAGATATCAATAACGCCTTTAAAAGAAACCCGAACAT TGATGAAATTGGCCTCATTCCGTGCCCCGAAGCCCGATACAACAGAAGCCCCATCGTCCTGGTGGAGAATAAGCTGGGAGTGGAGAGCTGGTGTGTCAAGTTTCTGCTGCCCTATGTGCATAATAAACTCCTGCTCTACAGGCAGAGAAAGCAGTGGCTCGACCGGGAAG ATTTTACCACTGCGTGGAATGTCAG GAAAGAGCTCCTGCAGTGTGGCGTGTTAAACCCAGAGAAGGACCTTTACCTGGGCAAACTAGCACTATCTAAACATCCTAAAAGCCCAGAGACATGGATACACAG GCGCTGGGTGTTGCAGCGGCTACAGAAGGAGTGCTCTTCCTCTGGACAAGAACTGAAGGATCAGGCTGAACCCAGAGGAGACGCTGCGAGGAGGAGACAGTGCGAGCGGTTGCAGAGAGTCTTGCAGGAGGAGATGAGGGTCTGTACAGATGCAGCTGGCCGTTACCCCAGCAACTACAATGCCTGGTCCCATCGCATCTGGGTATTGCAAAACATGGCTAAAGGCAATCTGAAG GTTCTGCATGATGAGCTGTCCTCCACCCGACTCTGGGTGTCCATGCACGTGTCAGATCACAGCGGCTTCCACTACCGTCAGCACCTGCTCAAAGCTCTGGCCAGAGAGCTTAGCCAGGCTGGAGAGAGGGACCTCCACCCCACTCAGCAGCCTAACGGAGAGAGCACAGCCGGAGCGTCCGATGACAATCACCGTAATGACGTCATCCCTCAGCTCTTCCATCAGGAGATGGAGCTCTGCACTGATCTCATCGAGTCATATCCGGGCCACGAGACACTGTGGTGCCACAG GCGACATGTCTTTTACCTATGGCACCAGTGGCAGAGGGAGCACATCCGGGGGGCAGGATCGCAGTCTCCGCCTCTCACCCACACCGATGTCCTACTCAGCGAGGAGCCCTGTGACGACGGCAGCGCCTCCCAGGCCATGGACGTTGACTGTGTTCTGGATGGGAGCAAACATGGAAGCTACACACAGGACACAAAGCGACTAAAGCGGGGACCCCTGCTTCCCCACCCCGGACTTCCCTCCGAGCACACGTTTGTCTCTAGAATCCTCACAGGCTGCAGGAGCCCTGAGCAAAGCCGCTTTGCCATTGCCTACAGAAAGTGGTTGGACTCTGTTATAGGTCAGTAG